The sequence below is a genomic window from Betaproteobacteria bacterium.
GCGTTGTCCCGGTCAATCGCCTCGGCGCGCGGCGCGAGTTCCGCGTCGCACAGGCGCTTGACCGAGTTGCGCAGGGCGTCGATGTCGTCGTTGATGTGGGTATCAAAACTCATGTGTTCTCCGAAGCTGCGGGAGCGAAATGGGATAGGCAGATTATCGCGCGAAAGTCGTGGAGGCGAGATAGAGCGATCGATTGTTATTTTTTGGCGAAAACGTGAAACCAGCGTGTATGGTGGGCAAAGCGTAGCGTACCCACGCGTAACGTTGGCCGTGGGCACGCTTCGCTTTGCCCACCCTACGCCGCACAAAGACGCTGGAATCTCGTCCACTTGCCTTGATCAACCTCGGCTTGCTCCGAATCATCTCTCCTTGCCGGATCAAGGGGGCGGCACGCCTTTCAAGGCTCTCGGCGTCTTCGTTCTGGCTATTTCTTCGGTAGAGTGCTGCCAAATTCTCCAAGCTTTGTGCAACATCAGGGTGATCTATGCCGAGCGACTTCTCCCTGATCGACGGGGCAACTTTGAGAGGTTCGGCATCTGCATATTTTCCTTGAGCTTTGTACAGCATGCCGAGATTGTTCAAACTAGTCGCTACGTCAGGATGATTCGGCCCGAGTGAATTCTCCATGATTGCCAATGAACGCATGTAGAGAGGCTCGGCCAGCAAATACTGGCGTTGGTTCCGTCTGAAGCGCAAGATTGTTTAGACTCGTAGCCACGGAAGGATGATTTGGTCCCAAGCTCTTTTCCTCAATTGCGAGTGAGCGTTTGAAGAGTGGCTCCGCCAGCGCATATTGACGCTGGGCGCTGTATGTCGACCCAAGATTATTTAGACTTTTGGCAACTGCCGGATGGTCCGGGCCTAGGGCTTCCTCCCGGATCGCAAGTGCCCGCTTGTCGAGTGGCTCTGCGTCTGAGTATCTGCCTTGGACGCGGTACAGTTCGGCAAGATTCATAAGGCTATTGGCAACGCTTGGATGTGAGGGGCCAAGAGATTTCTCACGTATCGCCAGCGAACGCTTTTGGAGAGGCTCTGCCTTCGTATGATGTCCTTCCGTGACATATAGCGCAGCAAGATTACTTAAACTTGTTGCAACAGAAGGATCTTCAGGGCCGAGTACCTTTTCCTTAATAGAAAGTGAACGTGCGAGGAGGGGTTCGGCTTGCACATACTTACCTTGTTTCTCGTACGACATGCCAAGGTTATTCAAGGTCACAGCCAAAGAGGCATCTTCTTGGCCCAACTCCTTACTTTCCTAGATCGCGAGCGAGCGCTTGTAATGGGTCACAGCCAGCGAAAATTGGCCCAATGCTTCGTATTGCAATCCGAGATTGTTCAGCAGGATGCCAAAGTACGGATGCCGGTCGCCTAGTGCCACTTCCGCAAGTTGGAGGGCTTTTTTTTCCATGACAACCGCGCGATCATACTGACCCTTGTCGTAGAGGGCCATGGCTTCTTCATCCAAACTACGCCATGTATCTGACCCGACCACTTGCGTGCAGGCAGACATACCTGCGGTTAATGCAAGGTGGAGCAACAACAAAGCGATCGCTAGCTTGTTTGTATTCATCAGTTTTCGATCGCGCAGTTCAATTCGACAATCTGCTTGAGCGATTGTCACTTTGCCCCCATCCGAATCGCCCCATCGAGCCGAATCACTTCGCCGTTCAATACCTCGTTTTCCATGATGTGCTTGACCAGCGCCGCGTATTCGTCCGGTCGCCGGGCGGACGGGGAAACGGAATCTGCGCGCCGAGCGATGCACGGACCTCTTCCGACATGCCTTGCAGCATGGGCGTATCGAAAATGCCCGGTGCGATGGTCATGACGCGGATGCCGAGTTTCGCGAATTCACGCGCGATGGGCAGCGTCATGCCATTCACGCCGGCTTTCGAGGCGGAATAGGCGGCCTGACCGATCTGTCCCTCGAACGATGCGACAGATGACGTGTTGATGATCACGCCGCGTTCGCCGGAGGCGTTCGGTGTCTGAGTCGACATGGCATGCGCTGCGAGGCGAATGACGTTGAAGGTGCCGATCAGATTGATTTCCACCGCGCGGCGGAAATTCGCGAGCGAGTGGGGGCCATTTTACCGACCACGCGTTCCCCCGGCGCCACACCGGCGCAGTTCACCGCGCCGTGAAGTCCGCCGAATGCGGACAGGGCGAGATCAACCGCCGCCTGTACGCTTGCTTCGTCGCTGACATTGGTTTCCTGGAATCGCGCATGACTGCCGAGTTCGGTCGCCATTTTTCCGCCGGCGTCCTTGTTGATGTCGGCCAGAACCACATTGGCGCCATTGGCGACGAGCATGCGCGCGGTCGCGGCACCGAGGCCCGAGCCGCCACCGGTGATGAGGAAGGTTGAGTTTTGAATTTTCATTTTTAGGGGTGGGAAGTTGGTGAAGGAGAAGGAATGGTTGCGAGGGGGACGTCGTTTTCCTGCGCCCATTGGGCCCAGTGACTGACGCCGTACTGACGAAAGTATTCGACCAAGGCTGCGTGTGTGAATGCGACGCCGGACGCGGCTTCCACGCGCGCGACGAAATGTGGTTCCAAGGCCGCCAGCGCGACCCAGCCGTCGCTGGCTTCGTAGAAATTATAGCCGGGATGTCGACCCGCCAAGAGTCCGCCTTGGCACGTGAGTCCGTGTTGGTGCGGCCCGGCAAATGCGTTCGCTGCCGTCTCCAGCGATACGACAAGGCGATGGCCACGGCCGGTCTGTTGTGCAAGTCGTAGTGCGGCAAACGTTGCCGTGACGGCACGTTCGCTCCCCGCAAGATCGGCAATCAGCGTGGCCGGGAGCTGAGGCGGGGTTGCCAGCCCGGCGGCGGCAATGTAGGTGAGGTCGTGGCCGGCATCGTTTCCTGCGTCAGACCCTACGATCGCGATGTGGCAAAGACGCGGAAAGCGCGCCGACAGGGAGTCCCAGTTCAGTTTCAGGCGTTCGAGGGCCGCGTCGCGCTGTGATGTGAGGAGAATGTCCGCGTTTGCCAACAGTTCATCCAGCGTCGCGTGATCGGAAGCGGACTTCAGATTGAGCGCTCGAATTTCGATCCCCTGATGCAGTTCATCGTAGTAGCTGCGTGCGTACTGGCGCATGGGATCGCCGCCGAGCGCATCTGGTGGTTCAACCTTGATGACGGCCGCGCCAAAGTCTGCCAGGCGCCGCGCACAGGCTGGGCCGGGAAGATTGAGAGCGATGCTGACGACGCGAATTCCCGCAAGTGCCGCGGACAAAGTCGGAGTGCTAATATTTGTTTGTGTATTCATGAATGGATTATATGTCCGCGATCTTTCATCAGCTTGCCCCTGGCGTTACCGTTATTGAGCGCGGCTGGCTCAATTGCAATCAGATTGTCCTTGCGTCAAAAGATTGGAATGTCCTGATCGACAGTGGCTATGGACGTCATGCCGAGGCAACCCTTCGTCATGTGGCCGGTGCCTTGAGCGATGCGCCATTGCACTGGCTGATCAATACGCACTGTCACAGCGACCACATGGGGGGCAATCGCGCGCTGCGGGAGCATTACGACTGCCGCGTGACAATTCCCGCTGGCGAGGTGAAACATGTCGTGCCATGGACGGAACAGAGTTGCTGGTCCGAGGAGATGGATCAGTACGTGGAGGAATTCGAGTTTGACGACACCATGGTGGCGGGTGATACGTTTGAAGGCGGCGGCCAGCATTGGCAGGCCTACGCCGCACCGGGACACGACATGGATGCCCTGATGTTCTTTGCCAAGGGGCCGCGCATTCTCATCACCGGTGATGCGCTATGGGAGCGGGGACTGGGTTTCGTGTGGCCGGAAAAATATTACGTTGCCGATCCCAATCCCCATACGCGCGCCGCGCAAGCCGCGTTGAACACCATCGAGAAACTCAATCCGGCGATCGTGGTGCCAGGGCATGGTGCGCCATTTTCGGACGTGGCCAAGTCGCTTGCGGATGCTCGAAGCAAATTGACCGCTTTCGAGCGGGACCCGGTCAAAAATGCGCGCCACGTCGCCAAAAGCCTTTTCGTCTTCGCGCTTCTGGACAAGGGGGAGATAAAAGCGGCTGACGTGCCGGCGTATCTGCAATCGGTGCCGGTTTATCGACGGCTGCGTAATGAGTTTCTCAGCGGTACAAACGACGCGCTGGCGACACATATGATCAATGAACTGGTGGCAGCGAAGGCGCTGGCATTGGAAGATGGATTGGTCAGGCCGATGATGCGGGCGTAGGCGAAAGAAAATACAAACTCTAGCGCTGGTGCGGCGTTTCAGCCATTTGTGCCTTGAAAGGCGCGTCAGTGCTTGAGGTTTACCGGTCCGCCAGCATTCCGCAAAGGTACGAACACTTCAATCTGGCAAACCTCCGCGCGTGGCGCCGCGCGCGTTTTCCCGTGACCGTTACGCGCCGAATCGCTGTAAGCCCTGCAAATCAAGCACGGTCACGCTGCCGTAATCCACCCGCAGCATGCCGGCTTTTTCCAGCACCTGCAGTGCCTGATTCACGCGCTGGCGGGAGACGCCGGAGAGGAAACCGATTTCTTCCTGTGAGATCTGTATCTGACGGCCAATATCCGGGCAGAGTACCGGGTTGAACAAGACGGACAGCGATCGTGCCACGCGCGCGTCGGGTTCCAGCAATCGCTCGCTTTCAACCAGGGTGATGAACTGCCCCAGCCTTTCGTTCAACTGCGCCAGCAGGAAACGATTGAAGCCGAGATTGGTGTCCAGCAAGCGATTGAACGTGGCGCGCGGCATGTATGCGATGCGACTGGCGCGCAGCGCGAGGATGTCGTATTTGCGAAGTTCGTCTTTTAACAGCGAGCCCTCACCAAACCAGCCACCTGAAGGCACACCGGTAAGCGTGGTGAGCTTTCCGCTGGCAGAAAGATTGCTCATCTTCACCAGGCCGTCAATCACGCCGATCCAGCATCCGACCGGCTCGCCTTTGCGGCAAACATAGCCGCCAGCCGGCACATTGCGCTCGATCACTTCGCACGCAACGCGCTGCAGTTCTTCAGCCGATAAATTCTCCGCCCAGCGGCAACTCGAGAGGAAGGTTGCCATGTCAGGCGATGACGTGATTTTTGTGCGGTGCAATAGAGAACTTGACATGTTGCTGTCAACTATACACGTGCCGAATTGCGTCCGGATCATGGGCGTTTGAACGCGATAATTCGCGCGTATCCGGCGTGTGGCCCGCTGCAAACGCGACTTTCTGGCGCATTCAATTCAGTCTTGGCCGAGAGCACAATTTCCTGCATTTGTCAGCCGGGCCTGGAGTAACATGAAACAGGAATTGAAATGTCCGCCGATTGTCGTTTGGGCGACAACCGGGCACGTTGCAGCTGGCTACACTGCTTGAAACAAGGCCGCGTGTATCGACATATCGAATGCGACGGTCAAACAAAATAATAACAGCCGAATTGAGGAGAATGCGATGCCAGGCATGGCGCCGCCCGTTCCAGTCGCGAGTCCCACCACCTTTCCGCGTTTGCTGCTAAAGCACGCCGCGGAACGTGGTGATCGCCCCGCATTGCGCGAAAAGGACCTGGGCATCTGGCAGACGTTCAGCTGGAGCCAAAGTGCCGCGGAAATTCGCGCGCTTGCGGGCGGTCTGGCTTCACTCGGATTCCGGCGCGGCGATGCATTGGCTATCATCGGTGAAAATCGGCCGCGTCTTTACTGGTCTATTACCGCCGCCCAATCGCTCGGTGGCATTCCGGTTCCGCTCTATCAGGATGCGGTGGCACAAGAGATGGTATTCGTGTTCCAGAATGCCGACATTGCCTGCGCGATCGTCGAGGATCAGGAACAGGTCGACAAGTTGCTGGAAATCCTGCCGCAATGCCCGAAGCTGACGCACATCATCTACGACGATCCGCGCGGACTGCGGCGCTATGGGCAGATGGAAGGGCAGGCGGAGCTCATCGGTTTCGACGAACTGCAGCGGCGCGGGCGCGAATTCAACGATGCGCATCCAGATCATTTCGAACAGGAAATCGAGAAAGGCAGGCCGGAAGATATCGCCGCACTTTTCTACACCTCGGGAACGACCGGCAGCCCCAAAGGCGTGGTGCTAACCCATGAAGCGATGATTGCGACGGGGCGCACCTATTGCGAATTCGAGCACCTTGATGCCGACGAAGAATTGCTGGCCTATTTGCCCATGGCCTGGATTGGCCAGAACCTGTTTTCGTATACCCAGTCGATGGTCGCGGGCTTCTGTGTATCGTGCCCCGAATCCGCCGAGACCGTGATGAGCGACATGCGGGAGATCGGGCCAACATATTACTTCGCGCCGCCGCGCGTGCTCGAAGGCTTGCTCACGTCCGTGATGATTCGCATGGAAGACGCGAGCTATCTCAAGCGCAAGGCGTTTCATTACTTCATGGATCTGGCGCGACGGGTGGGATCAAGGATTCTCGATGGCGAGCCAGTCAGTCTCACCGATCGCATCATGTATGCGGTGGGCGGCTTCACGGTCTATGGGCCGTTGCGTAATGCGCTAGGCATGAGCCGCGTGAAAGTGGCGTACACGGCGGGTGAAGCAATCGGCCCCGACCTGTTTGTGTTTTACCGTTCCATTGGCATCAACCTCAAGCAAATATACGGACAGACCGAGACCACGGTATATGTGTGTGTGCAGCCTAATGGCGCGGTGAGATCGGACACGGTGGGCCCTCCATTGCCGGGGTGTGAAATCAAGCTGTCGGGCGACGGTGAGATTCTGGTCAAGACGCCAGGTCTGTTCAAAGGCTATTTCAAGAACGCCGAAGCGACTACCGAGGCGATCGATGCCGATGGCTGGTTCCGGACCGGCGACGCCGGTTACTTTGATCACGATGGCCATCTGAAAATCATCGACCGCGCCAAGGATGTGGGCAGGCTGACGGATGCAACAATGTTCGCGCCGAAGTATCTTGAGAACAAGCTGAAATTCTTTACGCACATCAAGGAGGCGGTGGCGTTTGGCAATGGCCGGGATCATGCCACGGCCATGATCAATATCGACGTCAATGCGGTGGGCGATTGGGCCGAGCGACGCAATCTCGGTTATGCGGGCTATACCGATCTTGCCGCCAAGCCGGAGGTATATGAACTCGTCCGCGAATGTATTGAAAAGGTAAATCTCGATCTCGCGTGCGACCCGAAGTTGGCTACGTCGCAGATCAGGCGCTTCGTCATCCTGCACAAGGAACTTGATGCCGACGATGGTGAATTGACCCGCACACGGAAGGTGCGCCGAAACATCATCGCCGACAAGTATGAAAAGATCATTGACGCTTTGTACGGGTCGGCGCCGAGCGTGCAAATTGACGCGCTGGTGAAGTTCGAGGATGGCCGCAGCGGCATGATCCGCGCGGAGCTGAAGGTTGCGGACGCGAAAACGTATGGGCCATCGGAAGCCGCGCAGATGAACCGGAAGGCGGCATGATGACCGCTAACTCGGCAATGGCCGCCATGAGCGCAGTGATTCCGCCAAAACCAGGGCGCAAAACAGGTGAAGTCATACTTGCCCTTGAGGACATTTCGCTCGCTTTCGGTGGCGTGCAAGCCTTGTCACACATCAGCTTCGATGTGCGCGAACACGAGATCCGCGCCATCATCGGCCCGAACGGCGCCGGCAAAAGCTCAATGCTCAACGTGATCAATGGCGTCTACCATCCGCAACAAGGCACGATCCATTTCAAGGGCGAAAAGCGCCACCAGATGAATCCACACAAGGTGGCTTCGCAAGGGGTGGCGCGCACGTTCCAGAACATCGCACTGTTCAAAGGCATGAGCGTGCTGGACAATTTGATGGCTGGACGCAACCTGATGATGAAGACGGGCATTCTTCAGCAGGCGTTTTACTGGGGTGCTACCCAGCGG
It includes:
- a CDS encoding tetratricopeptide repeat protein, with amino-acid sequence MRSLAIMENSLGPNHPDVATSLNNLGMLYKAQGKYADAEPLKVAPSIREKSLGIDHPDVAQSLENLAALYRRNSQNEDAESLERRAAPLIRQGEMIRSKPRLIKASGRDSSVFVRRRVGKAKRAHGQRYAWVRYALPTIHAGFTFSPKNNNRSLYLASTTFAR
- a CDS encoding tetratricopeptide repeat protein — translated: MNNLGMSYEKQGKYVQAEPLLARSLSIKEKVLGPEDPSVATSLSNLAALYVTEGHHTKAEPLQKRSLAIREKSLGPSHPSVANSLMNLAELYRVQGRYSDAEPLDKRALAIREEALGPDHPAVAKSLNNLGSTYSAQRQYALAEPLFKRSLAIEEKSLGPNHPSVATSLNNLALQTEPTPVFAGRASLHAFIGNHGEFTRAESS
- a CDS encoding tetratricopeptide repeat protein, giving the protein MTIAQADCRIELRDRKLMNTNKLAIALLLLHLALTAGMSACTQVVGSDTWRSLDEEAMALYDKGQYDRAVVMEKKALQLAEVALGDRHPYFGILLNNLGLQYEALGQFSLAVTHYKRSLAI
- a CDS encoding CoA transferase, whose product is MNTQTNISTPTLSAALAGIRVVSIALNLPGPACARRLADFGAAVIKVEPPDALGGDPMRQYARSYYDELHQGIEIRALNLKSASDHATLDELLANADILLTSQRDAALERLKLNWDSLSARFPRLCHIAIVGSDAGNDAGHDLTYIAAAGLATPPQLPATLIADLAGSERAVTATFAALRLAQQTGRGHRLVVSLETAANAFAGPHQHGLTCQGGLLAGRHPGYNFYEASDGWVALAALEPHFVARVEAASGVAFTHAALVEYFRQYGVSHWAQWAQENDVPLATIPSPSPTSHP
- a CDS encoding MBL fold metallo-hydrolase; this translates as MSAIFHQLAPGVTVIERGWLNCNQIVLASKDWNVLIDSGYGRHAEATLRHVAGALSDAPLHWLINTHCHSDHMGGNRALREHYDCRVTIPAGEVKHVVPWTEQSCWSEEMDQYVEEFEFDDTMVAGDTFEGGGQHWQAYAAPGHDMDALMFFAKGPRILITGDALWERGLGFVWPEKYYVADPNPHTRAAQAALNTIEKLNPAIVVPGHGAPFSDVAKSLADARSKLTAFERDPVKNARHVAKSLFVFALLDKGEIKAADVPAYLQSVPVYRRLRNEFLSGTNDALATHMINELVAAKALALEDGLVRPMMRA
- a CDS encoding Crp/Fnr family transcriptional regulator is translated as MATFLSSCRWAENLSAEELQRVACEVIERNVPAGGYVCRKGEPVGCWIGVIDGLVKMSNLSASGKLTTLTGVPSGGWFGEGSLLKDELRKYDILALRASRIAYMPRATFNRLLDTNLGFNRFLLAQLNERLGQFITLVESERLLEPDARVARSLSVLFNPVLCPDIGRQIQISQEEIGFLSGVSRQRVNQALQVLEKAGMLRVDYGSVTVLDLQGLQRFGA
- a CDS encoding AMP-binding protein — protein: MPGMAPPVPVASPTTFPRLLLKHAAERGDRPALREKDLGIWQTFSWSQSAAEIRALAGGLASLGFRRGDALAIIGENRPRLYWSITAAQSLGGIPVPLYQDAVAQEMVFVFQNADIACAIVEDQEQVDKLLEILPQCPKLTHIIYDDPRGLRRYGQMEGQAELIGFDELQRRGREFNDAHPDHFEQEIEKGRPEDIAALFYTSGTTGSPKGVVLTHEAMIATGRTYCEFEHLDADEELLAYLPMAWIGQNLFSYTQSMVAGFCVSCPESAETVMSDMREIGPTYYFAPPRVLEGLLTSVMIRMEDASYLKRKAFHYFMDLARRVGSRILDGEPVSLTDRIMYAVGGFTVYGPLRNALGMSRVKVAYTAGEAIGPDLFVFYRSIGINLKQIYGQTETTVYVCVQPNGAVRSDTVGPPLPGCEIKLSGDGEILVKTPGLFKGYFKNAEATTEAIDADGWFRTGDAGYFDHDGHLKIIDRAKDVGRLTDATMFAPKYLENKLKFFTHIKEAVAFGNGRDHATAMINIDVNAVGDWAERRNLGYAGYTDLAAKPEVYELVRECIEKVNLDLACDPKLATSQIRRFVILHKELDADDGELTRTRKVRRNIIADKYEKIIDALYGSAPSVQIDALVKFEDGRSGMIRAELKVADAKTYGPSEAAQMNRKAA
- a CDS encoding ABC transporter ATP-binding protein — encoded protein: MAAMSAVIPPKPGRKTGEVILALEDISLAFGGVQALSHISFDVREHEIRAIIGPNGAGKSSMLNVINGVYHPQQGTIHFKGEKRHQMNPHKVASQGVARTFQNIALFKGMSVLDNLMAGRNLMMKTGILQQAFYWGATQREELAHRARVEEIIDFLEIQAIRKTPVGRLPYGLQKRVELGRALAAEPTLLLLDEPMAGMNVEEKQDMCRFVLDVNEEFGTTIVLIEHDMGVVMDISDRVVVLDYGKKIGDGVPDDVRNNQAVINAYLGVGH